A portion of the Salvelinus alpinus chromosome 33, SLU_Salpinus.1, whole genome shotgun sequence genome contains these proteins:
- the LOC139562894 gene encoding high choriolytic enzyme 1-like yields the protein MAPVFVLSIFIAVLCSVQGRSIGKASFERSEEDMEFDGTSTNSIEEDEYSASTLIEKANRNLGQRLDEPLVMFGDIAVDTGFMNADPCTARGCKWQKSSDGNVYVPFVISNQYSARERAVIEGGLQTFAASTCIRFFARTNQRDFVDIQSLSGCFSFIGRRGNGQVVSLSRNGCVFLSVVQHELLHALGFNHEQTRSDRDSNVQILIQNVIPGMEFNFRKIDTINLGTPYDYNSVMHYSRFAFSRNRQPTILPIPDNNAVIGRATQMSPIDILRINRLYNCTGQPLD from the exons ATGgcacctgtctttgtgctgtcCATTTTCATCGCTGTTCTCTGCTCAGTTCAGGGCCGATCTATAGGG AAAGCTTCATTTGAAAGGAGTGAAGAGGACATGGAATTTG ACGGCACCAGCACAAACAGCATTGAGGAGGATGAATATTCTGCTTCAACGCTCATTGAGAAAGCCAACAGAAATCTTG GACAAAGACTTGATGAGCCACTAGTCATGTTTGGGGACATTGCAGTAGATACTGGGTTCATGAACGCTGACCCATGCACAGCTCGCGGATGCAAGTGGCAGAAGTCCTCTGATGGGAACGTTTATGTGCCCTTTGTGATCTCTAATCAATACT CGGCCCGGGAGAGGGCCGTAATTGAAGGCGGGCTGCAAACCTTTGCTGCATCAACCTGCATCCGATTCTTTGCCCGAACCAATCAGAGGGACTTTGTGGACATCCAGTCTCTGTCAGG CTGTTTCTCGTTTATTGGACGCCGGGGCAATGGCCAGGTCGTGTCTCTGAGTAGGAACGgatgtgtctttctgtctgtggTGCAGCATGAACTGCTGCATGCCTTGGGCTTTAACCATGAGCAAACACGCAGTGATCGGGATAGCAATGTTCAAATCCTGATTCAGAACGTTATTCCTG GAATGGAATTCAATTTCAGAAAGATCGACACGATTAACTTGGGGACTCCTTATGACTATAATTCTGTCATGCACTACTCAAG GTTTGCCTTCTCCAGGAACAGGCAGCCCACCATTCTTCCAATCCCTGACAATAATGCAGTTATTGGCAGGGCAACTCAGATGAGCCCCATTGATATTCTGCGGATCAATCGTCTCTACAACTGCA CGGGACAGCCGTTAGACTGA